One genomic segment of Pirellulaceae bacterium includes these proteins:
- a CDS encoding DUF1501 domain-containing protein, with product MKRLLVSKDRISVQEFCQSRRQFFGTTGLSLAPWALASLLGNEVQANESSNTVRAPHFPARAKSVIFLFMIGGPSQIDLFDPKKELIRRSGEPMPESYLRPGQFAQIQEKRPSLMGSPWRFAQHGQCGATVSELLPHTAAIVDQLAFVKTLKTDDTNHMFAELQINTGSRRFGNPSIGSWVTYGLGSESKDLPAFAVLRTGMRPRSKSANYDNGFLPSRYQGTPLRSSGDPILNLSSPPGFSADQQRESIDAINRLNLLNLQTTGDDEIAARIASYELAFRMQTAAPELLDLSQETTETLDMYGVEDPGRSSFARNCLFARRLVERGVRFVQLFHGDWDHHTNIAGGLPHQCRQVDQSSAALVTDLANRGLLDETLVIWGGELGRTPVAQKATMPNGAVGRDHQIDAFTMWMAGGGVKPGQTIGGTDELGFLPTTESWHVHDLQATILHALGMDHSRLTYRYQGRDFRLTDVHGNVKHELFA from the coding sequence ATGAAACGATTACTCGTCAGTAAGGACCGCATCAGCGTGCAAGAATTCTGCCAAAGCCGCCGTCAGTTTTTCGGTACGACCGGGCTGAGCCTCGCACCGTGGGCGCTTGCATCGTTGCTAGGAAATGAAGTCCAGGCCAACGAATCATCCAACACCGTCCGAGCGCCACACTTTCCCGCACGTGCTAAGTCGGTCATCTTTCTGTTCATGATTGGTGGGCCGAGTCAGATCGATCTGTTCGACCCCAAAAAGGAATTGATCCGTCGTTCGGGTGAGCCGATGCCCGAATCGTATCTGCGTCCGGGCCAGTTTGCGCAGATCCAAGAGAAACGTCCCAGCTTAATGGGCTCACCCTGGCGATTCGCTCAGCATGGCCAATGCGGCGCGACCGTCTCTGAATTGTTGCCACACACCGCCGCGATCGTTGACCAACTCGCGTTCGTCAAAACACTCAAGACCGACGACACAAACCACATGTTTGCCGAACTGCAAATTAACACAGGTTCGCGGCGGTTCGGCAACCCAAGCATCGGCAGTTGGGTGACCTACGGACTAGGCAGCGAAAGCAAAGACCTGCCTGCCTTTGCCGTCTTACGAACGGGCATGCGTCCGCGCTCGAAGAGTGCCAACTACGACAACGGCTTTTTGCCGTCACGCTATCAGGGCACTCCTTTGCGTTCATCCGGTGATCCAATTCTGAATCTTTCGAGCCCGCCCGGATTTTCTGCCGACCAGCAACGCGAATCCATCGACGCCATCAATCGACTCAATCTGTTGAACCTGCAAACGACGGGCGACGATGAGATCGCCGCTCGAATCGCATCCTACGAACTTGCATTCCGAATGCAGACTGCCGCACCCGAGCTGTTGGATCTTTCACAAGAAACAACCGAAACGCTCGACATGTACGGCGTCGAGGATCCCGGCCGATCGTCGTTTGCCCGTAATTGCCTGTTCGCGAGGCGGTTGGTGGAGCGAGGTGTGCGGTTCGTTCAGCTTTTCCATGGTGACTGGGATCACCACACTAACATCGCCGGCGGTCTGCCGCACCAATGCAGGCAAGTCGATCAATCGTCCGCGGCGCTCGTCACCGATTTGGCCAATCGCGGACTGCTCGACGAGACACTGGTCATCTGGGGCGGCGAACTCGGCCGCACGCCGGTGGCTCAAAAAGCAACGATGCCCAACGGTGCCGTAGGTCGCGACCATCAGATCGACGCCTTCACGATGTGGATGGCCGGCGGCGGCGTCAAACCTGGTCAAACGATTGGCGGTACCGACGAACTCGGTTTCCTGCCAACGACCGAATCATGGCATGTGCATGACCTTCAGGCCACGATCCTGCATGCACTCGGCATGGACCACAGCCGGCTCACCTATCGTTACCAGGGCCGCGACTTCCGTCTGACCGATGTGCATGGCAACGTCAAGCATGAGCTATTTGCTTGA
- a CDS encoding PSD1 and planctomycete cytochrome C domain-containing protein, whose amino-acid sequence MSRFRDPPDNGLQWAAREPGHKSPYLLIGNLGSIYLPRPHKMTTYHPVRIYLPIVTMLLCLTSFGQSRRAICDDVAHDKANSRISYAQHIRPILISRCLRCHGSNNQEADLRLDIRVSERVVLPGDADKSELIRRVISTDDDERMPPEAHPLSDEELALLRRWIDEGATGQPERPPVASDHWAFQPISRPAIPAVKNAAWPQNAIDHFVLARLEHDGLRPSPEAAPETLIRRLSLDLLGLAPTWADVASFVTDDVPNVYKRLVDQLLVSPHYGERWARHWLDLARYADSSGYELDRPREIWRYRDWVIGALNRDMPFDEFVVEQLAGDLIRNASVEQQIATGFHCNAMLDPGVRWESVIDRVNTTGSVLLGLTLECGQCHDHKTDPLTQREYYQLYAFFNEAAVHPLDLGPPEQIAQRDSIQAEIDQLEKQLGKNSSSDEDAERSDLEAAITKLKEQMPKIPTSLVMKTASQPTHIFVRGDHAQSGEQVTPAVPEFLHSLPEAESYDRMDLAEWIVNEQNPLTARVTVNRVWQRYFGRGLVDTVTDFGMQTPPPTHPELLDWLASEFISSGWSLKHLHRLIVTSATYRQSSARRPDLALVDPSNLRLARQRRLRLEAEIIRDVSLSVSGLQQHRIGGPSVFPYQPDGILNNRATPATWTISEGEDRYRRGLYTWVWRLTPHPMLPLFDAPDLVTACAGRDRSNVPVQALTLLNDPAFVECARALATRVLEEDAPSDDQRLVSLFRHCLSRNPQTEELDIARELLAEQVATFETRPEDVAEVVGSAALPSVLPYRQAAWIAVCRVILNLDETITRQ is encoded by the coding sequence GTGTCACGATTTCGCGATCCACCAGACAACGGGTTACAATGGGCGGCGCGCGAGCCGGGGCATAAGTCCCCGTATCTGCTGATCGGTAACCTTGGCTCGATTTACCTGCCGCGGCCTCACAAGATGACGACTTACCACCCTGTCCGAATCTACCTGCCCATCGTCACGATGCTGTTGTGTCTCACGTCGTTCGGGCAATCGCGGCGGGCCATCTGCGACGACGTTGCTCATGATAAAGCGAACAGTCGCATCAGCTACGCGCAACACATTCGGCCGATCCTCATCTCCCGTTGTTTGCGCTGCCACGGCTCCAACAACCAGGAGGCGGATCTGAGACTGGATATTCGCGTTTCCGAGCGAGTCGTCTTGCCGGGCGACGCCGACAAGAGTGAACTCATCCGCCGTGTGATATCAACCGACGACGACGAGCGTATGCCGCCGGAGGCTCACCCACTCAGCGACGAAGAGCTCGCGCTGTTGCGACGTTGGATCGACGAGGGTGCCACCGGACAACCTGAAAGGCCCCCGGTCGCGTCGGATCATTGGGCATTTCAGCCGATTAGTCGACCGGCGATTCCAGCGGTCAAGAATGCGGCATGGCCACAGAACGCGATCGATCATTTTGTTCTCGCTCGCTTAGAACACGACGGACTCAGACCCTCGCCCGAGGCCGCACCGGAAACCTTGATCCGTCGACTGTCGTTGGATCTGCTCGGACTCGCACCAACGTGGGCCGACGTCGCATCATTCGTCACCGATGACGTCCCCAACGTCTACAAGCGTCTCGTCGATCAGCTCTTGGTGTCGCCACACTATGGCGAACGTTGGGCGCGCCACTGGCTCGATCTTGCTCGTTACGCTGACAGCAGCGGTTACGAATTGGACCGACCGCGCGAGATCTGGCGTTACCGAGATTGGGTGATCGGTGCGCTGAATCGCGACATGCCATTTGACGAGTTTGTTGTTGAACAGCTCGCCGGCGACCTCATCCGGAATGCCAGTGTCGAGCAACAGATCGCCACCGGGTTCCACTGCAACGCGATGCTCGATCCCGGTGTTCGCTGGGAATCGGTCATCGATCGTGTCAACACAACCGGCAGCGTGCTACTTGGTCTGACGCTCGAATGCGGACAATGCCACGATCACAAAACCGACCCCCTTACGCAGCGCGAATATTACCAGCTCTATGCGTTTTTCAACGAGGCAGCTGTTCATCCACTCGATTTAGGGCCCCCCGAGCAGATTGCGCAGCGTGATTCGATTCAAGCCGAGATTGATCAACTCGAAAAACAGCTTGGCAAGAATAGCTCATCGGACGAAGACGCCGAGCGATCCGATCTCGAAGCGGCTATTACCAAGCTCAAAGAACAAATGCCAAAGATACCTACGTCACTGGTAATGAAGACGGCGTCGCAACCGACACACATTTTCGTGCGCGGCGACCACGCTCAATCGGGTGAGCAGGTCACTCCGGCAGTGCCGGAGTTTTTGCACTCGCTCCCAGAGGCCGAATCGTACGACCGGATGGATCTGGCCGAATGGATCGTTAACGAGCAAAATCCACTCACGGCTCGTGTCACTGTGAATCGAGTTTGGCAGCGGTACTTCGGTCGAGGGTTGGTCGACACCGTGACTGACTTTGGCATGCAGACCCCGCCGCCGACACATCCCGAGCTACTGGATTGGCTGGCCAGTGAATTCATCTCCAGCGGCTGGAGCCTCAAACATCTGCATCGCCTGATCGTCACATCGGCAACTTACCGCCAGTCATCGGCCCGTCGGCCTGATCTTGCTCTCGTCGATCCAAGTAATCTTCGGCTCGCCCGGCAAAGGCGGTTGCGGTTGGAAGCGGAGATCATTCGCGACGTTTCGCTTTCCGTCAGCGGTCTGCAACAACACCGCATTGGTGGGCCGAGTGTCTTTCCCTATCAACCCGACGGCATTCTCAACAATCGGGCCACGCCAGCGACATGGACGATCAGCGAAGGCGAGGACCGCTACCGACGCGGCCTGTACACCTGGGTCTGGCGACTGACACCACATCCGATGTTGCCGCTGTTCGACGCACCGGACCTGGTCACCGCCTGCGCGGGTCGCGATCGGTCGAATGTTCCCGTCCAGGCGCTCACACTGCTCAATGACCCGGCGTTTGTCGAATGTGCTCGTGCGCTGGCCACGCGCGTGCTGGAAGAGGACGCGCCGTCGGACGACCAACGGCTTGTGTCGTTGTTTCGTCACTGCCTCTCACGTAATCCCCAAACCGAAGAGCTCGACATCGCGAGAGAGTTGCTCGCCGAACAGGTGGCCACATTTGAGACCAGACCGGAAGACGTCGCGGAGGTTGTCGGGTCAGCGGCGCTGCCAAGTGTCTTGCCATACCGCCAGGCTGCTTGGATCGCCGTGTGTCGCGTCATATTGAACCTGGATGAAACGATTACTCGTCAGTAA